The sequence AGCATCGCAGCTGCTTGAGCTGAAGAAATTGCTTGAAGTTTTGAGTGAAAAGAGGAGAAATGAAAATGGGTTTGATGAGAGAGGGCCCAAAAATGTGTTCTTGGTGGGCACGGGGCCTGGGGACCCGGAGCTGCTGACGCTCAAGGCATTGAGAGTGATAGAGAGCGCGGATCTTGTGTTGTACGACAGATTGGTCTCCAATGATGTGTTGAATTTGGTGGGGCCTAATGCGAGGCTTCTCTATGTTGGGAAGACTGCTGGATACCATAGCAGAACTCGGGTTGGTtgattatttgtttaatttatgGTTACGAGTGCTTTCATTGAATTAATTTGGAGATAAATTTCAGATTTGAGTTGGGTACTTTTACGTAATCAATGTCTTTTGAAGCTTGAAAATTCGGTAGTAGAGTGCTTTTGAATTGTGATTGATGAGTAACACGAATCTTTGGTTAAGATTCTGTAAATTGGAATTTCAATTGATTGGTTTTTAATGGGGATTTATGAATTATATGACTTCAAATTGGCATTCTAATGTCATGCAGAGTGTTGTAAATTAAACggtacttgtttttttttttttttgaaaagtaaACGGTACTTGTTATGTACACTTGAAATGCGAATTGTTTTGTCAAACTATAGCTTTGGGTTACTGGATTCTTGTTAGTAAGAGATACGCTCATTATACTCGAATCCTAATGATAAAATCTATTGGATGCCTTCGTTTCTTatccaaaaaaagaaaaaagaaagaacCTAGTGTATGCCTGCTAATGGTAATTGTATGATATTTTAAATTGTATCGTAGCTCGATGGTCTAGATGTCTTGTTAAGGCCGTTCTTCCGATGATCGATCACTTACTATTCTCCCACGTTATACCATTTCTCAAGATAAACATTTGAACTTTGTCTCGAGAAAATATTAAAGGTGTGATATTGTCTAGCTTGCTTTGTTGTGATTAAAATCCATTTTATCCTGTTTGTGTTGCCTGAGAGGCTCTGAATTGGTAAACTTATTTGCCAATAAAATTGGTCAACCAAAATATTCTTGTACATTGTTGTGCTCCTATGATTTGTTTTTTCGTGGGGAAAATAtatttagggagtgtttgcaatagattgtgcttttgtagaagtgattaatttataaattataaaaaagttaagaaaaatcaaaagttggtagtgtttggaaacaaatgggaaaatctaaaaatcaaagttaggtagtgtttgataaataagtgattagagtgattttaacaatgaccttcttatttgaatcacttttggagaatcataatcactacatgactagcttttggatttcaattaagttaagtataagctaacacataatctaggtatctaggtttaagaaacacacaaaaatgatttttttaagccaaaagctaataatcacttttttttagtaaTTGCAAACACGCCCTTATACTTGCGTGCTTGAGCAGGAGGAAATTCATGAGTTGCTCTTGAGTTTTGCTGAAGCTGGAGCCACTGTTGTGAGGCTTAAAGGCGGGGATCCATTGGTAAGTTCACCTGAACCTTGATTTTTATGGTGATCTTGAGTCAGCACACACGGTAGTAGGTAGACAATGTTTCAAGGAAGAATTCGACAATGAGTACTAGAACGGTTGATTTTAGGTATTTGGAAGGGGTGGAGAAGAGGTGGACTTTCTGCAACAACAAGGAATCGACGTTAAAGTCATTCCAGGTatattgattttaaaataatatttgttcATACTGTTATTTGCTTATATTTTGTTCGAAAAATGGCTAAGCATTAAATCCATCCATGTCTTATTTTTCTCTTGGCTGGTGTATCTTAGATCTGGCTCACTGCCATTGAAAAGTTGGCGGTCATTTTTCTCTCGTAATTGTAATTCTAAGACGGTCTCTGTGAATTTGTGACAGGTATAACCGCAGCTTCTGGGATAGCAGCTGAATTAGGAATTCCATTGACACACCGTGGAGTTTCTAATAGCGTCAGATTTCTGATGGGGCACTCAAAGAAGGGAGGAACAGATCCTCTATATGTGGCAGAGAATGCAGCAGATCCTGATTCGACTCTTGTTGTATATATGGGCTTGTCGACTCTCCCTTCTCTAGCTGCCAAACTGATGTACCACGGCTTGCCTCAGGACACACCAGCTGCTGCCATTGAGCGAGGAACCACCCCTCAGCAAAGGATCGTGTTTGCTAAATTGCAGGATCTTGCAAATGAAATACTGTCACATCAGCTCTTGTCGCCAACATTGATCATCATCGGAAAAGTTGTTGCTCTTTCCCCATTATGGCCTCACGCTGTCAAAGAAACTTCCACTCTAATTGAATCCAGATAGTAGACTGTGGCTACTCGACATGGTTGAGGACTTGCcatttctttgattttttgGGATTGTAAATTTGCAAGTAGGCGAAATTTTGCATCACTTGATCagtttctaaaaaatattggaTATTACATCCATTCATTCCCCCCTGAAAAATACAGAAACACTTGAAGATCAGCTTCGACGACGATTAGAGTTGGGGTTGAAGTTTTGTGGTGTGGATTGCGGTCAGCCAATGAGCAGCCATTGAAATTACAGTATGTTGGGCGCTCTGATTCATCCAAGTGtactttcttttcctttgtAGGAGAGTCTGTTTGAAATGTTTCCACGACATCGAAGAGTTGCTTTATTTATGATTATTGActcctttgatttctgtgtgTTCCACTTAGACCTTTACCTCTTAAGTTTTGTGAATTGTTCCTGTTGAAAATATACTGAGAATTTCTATATACTAATATGAGATCGTGTGCAAATGGTCCCTTGAACTTTTATCtatatctatttctatattCTAAATCGATTAAAAAGAATGAATAAAATGGTAAACTTTTTCGCTTGTGAGTTTACGACTTCACCCATTCTTGGTGTTGTATTTCGATTATACGGATGGGTCTGTTAGAAATTGGTGTTTAAAACAGGGAACTAATTGGGATATTTGATTTTTGGTCATATGGCTGGTCGACATTTTGATTATGGTTGGTTGTATGTGGCCGAGGAAGGTGAATGAGTGTGCATTTGTCTATTATTTGTTGTATTGATGGTGTTGTGTTATtactaatattattaattttacattGTAGAGGCCGTTTTGCAGAAATTGTTGTGAGTTTGCTCTGTTTCAAGTTCCTAATGATATGTTGTCTTGGTAAACAATTTTTTCCATGTCCATTTTGCTGCGTCGATGCTTAATTATGAATATTAATATTAACATGTAGGTCAAGTTTGATTCTTTTTGGGTGATTTTATGAAAGTGGGTTCTCATATACATGTTGGGTCTTTTGGAATTTGAATCATGCATTTTGATCGTTTTTGTGTCGTTTCTGGTTTTCTGGTCATAAGATTCTGGGTTTTATCATTTGTGTATGACCATGGAGGGGATGACCACCTTAAAACGTTGCCGATGGCACCTATTATCTTATTTTCCACAGTATATATTTATAGTGAAACTAAGCTGTCGGAAAAATGAGCAAACCTATCATTTTCGGCTTGTGAAGTTGATGATTGTGATATATTTTGCTCAATGAATACCTGCATTAGTTCTCTAAATGTGgttgattattaaaataaacCATGCTTGAAATGTTGAGTTGACAATGAGAAAGGAATTGAAAAAGGTTTGGAGTTCGTGAGGCCCCTAGGAAATGATACGGTTGATTTTGGATTGTCAGTTGGAGTATCCATTTATGCCGGTTACTTGCCAGGTAGAATGAGCATCTCATACTTCTACGGTTCATGTCTCTTGCATTCTGCGGCGATTGGTGTTTTCTGGTTTTGCAGTTTGCGGGATTCTGGAGAAAAGTTCTTCCATTGCACAACTGTATTACACTTGTGATAACGTTGGGAAGGCTTGAGATGACATTCTGGAATGTTGATTATCTCGAGTTCAATGAAATTGGTGTCAGGGTCATTGGGATTACTTTCTGGGTTGTGAGTTGTGACCTTTGGTACTATGAAGTGTTCTAAATGACGATTGATTATCGAAACTTCAAAGAAAAGTGAAAATATGAGCATGAGATGGGTTAATAAGCGCATTTTCCCATGTGAAGAACGCTTGATTGTTGTGTGTTTCTTTGGTTCCCTTTGATGGATTTATGTTCACCATGTTCTTATCTACTTGCTGCAACATATTTATAATTTA comes from Henckelia pumila isolate YLH828 chromosome 4, ASM3356847v2, whole genome shotgun sequence and encodes:
- the LOC140865883 gene encoding S-adenosyl-L-methionine-dependent uroporphyrinogen III methyltransferase, chloroplastic-like; translated protein: MNLVPSTSSATVVQSRKITSFYRRQVNVVNCASYSRKASPFTEKHSVERYERESWLYKDQSEQPFSSFPSSDQQFIRDYDIASQLLELKKLLEVLSEKRRNENGFDERGPKNVFLVGTGPGDPELLTLKALRVIESADLVLYDRLVSNDVLNLVGPNARLLYVGKTAGYHSRTREEIHELLLSFAEAGATVVRLKGGDPLVFGRGGEEVDFLQQQGIDVKVIPGITAASGIAAELGIPLTHRGVSNSVRFLMGHSKKGGTDPLYVAENAADPDSTLVVYMGLSTLPSLAAKLMYHGLPQDTPAAAIERGTTPQQRIVFAKLQDLANEILSHQLLSPTLIIIGKVVALSPLWPHAVKETSTLIESR